Part of the Tenacibaculum sp. SZ-18 genome, CATTATATAAGTATAATTTAGCCATCGCGATTTGCTCTTTTTGAGCAGCCTCACCAAAACGTATTACATTCTTTTCAGTTCTTAAAATTGTTGATTCAGCCATGTAAATCTCAATTAAAATGTTCGAAGCAGCAGTTAATAATTGTTGGTGTTCCTCTAAAGCTGGACCAAATTTTTGAACTGCCGAACCCGCTACCATTAAGAATACTTTCTTTAAACGAGCGATGATATCTTTTTCTTCAGAAAATAATTCAGAAAAATCTGGAGCATCAAAAGAAGGAATTCCTATTAATTCATTCCCAACAGCAGTTGCAGGTCCTAATAAATCAACATGACCTTTCATTGCTTTCTTAACTAACATACCTACAGATAACATACGGTTAATTTCGTTTGTTCCTTCATAAATACGTGCAATACGTGCATCTCTCCAGGCAGCTTCCATTGGAGTTTCTTCAGAGAATCCCATACCTCCAAAAATTTGGATACCTTCGTCAGCACAGTTTTGAATATCTTCAGAAACAGCTACTTTTAAGATAGAACATTCGATAGCGAATTCTTCAACACCTTTTAATTCAGCTTCTTGATGAGAGTTTCCTTCAGATTCACGAATCGCGATTCTGTCTTCAATATCCTTTGCAGCTCTGTAAGAAGCAGATTCACCAGCATAAGCACTAGCAGCCATTTCAGCTAACTTCATTTTAATTGCTCCAAATTCAGAAATAGGAGTTTTAAATTGCTTACGTTCGTTGGCATATTTTACCGCATCAGTAATAACCCTTCTTTGTGAATCTAAACAAGCAGCAGCTAATTTAATACGACCAACATTTAATGCATTCATTGCGATTTTGAATCCTCCACCACGCTCAGATAACATGTTTTCAACTGGGATTAATGTATCGTTAAAGAATACTTGGCGAGTAGAAGAAGCTCTAATACCTAGTTTATGCTCCTCTTCACCTAAAGTTACTCCGTTTGGATTATCTTTATCATATTCTAAAATAAACCCAGTAATGTTTTTATCATCTTCGATACGAGCAAAAACGATGAAAATCTCAGCAAATCCTGCATTCGAGATCCACATTTTTTGTCCGTTAATTTTGTAATGTTTACCATCTTCAGTTAACTCAGCAGTAGTTTTTCCAGAGTTAGCATCAGATCCTGCACCTGGCTCAGTTAAACAATAAGCTCCAAATCTTTCACCCATTGCTAAAGCTGGTACATATTTTTGTTTTTGCTCTTCAGTTCCGTATAAGGTAATTGGCATCGTACCAATACCAGTATGAGCACCAAAAGCTGTACTAAAAGATCCTGTTCCACTAGAAATGTAATCACAAGTTAACATAGTTGATACAAATCCCATTCCTAATCCTCCATAAGCTTCAGGAACAGCGACTCCTAAGAACCCTAATTCACCTGCTTTACGCATAGTTTCTTCAGTTAATGCATAGTCTTTAGATTCAAAGCGAGTTTTGTGAGGAATAATCTCACGCTCGTTGAATTCCATTACCGCATCACGCATCATAGTTTGCTCTTCAGTAAAATCTTCTGGAGTAAATATATCCTCACATTGAGTCTCTTTTACTAGAAACTGTCCTCCTCTAATAATTTCTTTATTTAATGTTTCAGCCATCTTAATAAATCTTTTATTCGTTTAAATGTTAGTTTAAAAATTCAAAAATACCAGCAGCTCCCTGACCAGTACCTACACACATAGTTACCATTCCGTACTTATTCTTCATTTCACGTTTACGCATTTCATCGAATAACTGTACCGATAACTTCGCTCCTGTACAACCTAATGGGTGACCTAATGCAATAGCCCCTCCATTTACGTTTATGATATCAGGATTTAATCCTAACTCTCTTATTACTGCTAATGATTGAGAAGCGAAAGCTTCATTCAATTCTATTAAGTCTATATCGTTTTGTTGTAATCCTGCTTGCTTTAATGCCTTCGGAATAGCAGCAACTGGTCCGATTCCCATAATTCTTGGCGGTACACCAGCAGCAGCATAACTTACCATACGAGCAATTGGTTCTAAGTTTAGTTCTTTAACCATGTTTTCGCTCATTACCATTACGAATGCAGCACCATCACTTGTTTGAGAAGAGTTTCCTGCAGTGACCGAACCGTTAGCAGCAAAAACTGGACGTAATCTTTGTAATCCTTCAATTGTAGAACCTTTACGAGGTCCTTCATCTTTAGTTACAGTAAATTTACGTGTAGCTTTTTTTCCTTTAGCATCCACATAAGTTTCTTCAACTTCGATAGGAACGATTTGATCCTGGAAACGATCTTCAGACTGTGCTTTTAGTGCTTTTAAGTGTGAATTTAAAGCAAATTCGTCTTGATCAGCACGAGAGATATTATACTCCTGAGCAACAGCTTCAGCAGTATTTCCCATCCCCCAGTAATAATCTTCATGACCAGCATTCACAATATTGTAGTTTAATTCTGGTTTGAAACCTGTCATAGGAACAGAGGTCATACTTTCCGCACCACCCGCAATAATACATTCTGCCATTCCTGATTGAATTTTTGCAACTGCCATTCCAATAGTTTCTAATCCTGACGAACAAAAACGATTTACAGTAACACCTGGTACATCAACAGAATCTAATCCAATTAATGAAATGATACGTGCCATGTTTAATCCTTGAGATCCTTCTGGCATTGCATTTCCTACAATTACATCATCAATACGCTTCACGTCAAACTCAGGAAGTTTTCCCATCATGTATTGAATTGTCTCAGCAGCTAATTCATCTGCTCTTTTAAATCTAAAACCACCTCTTTTTGACTTTCCTACGGCAGTTCTATATCCTTTTACTATATATGCTGTTTTCATTGTTTAGTTTCTTAATGGTTTACCAGTTTTTAACATGTGCTGAATACGCTCTAATGTTTTACGTTCTGTAGTTAGACTTAAGAACGCTTCACGCTCAATGTCTAATAAATACTGTTCAGAAACTTTTGTTGGTTCTGATAAATCTCCACCAGCCATTACATAAGCTAGTTTGTTAGCAATCTTTTGATCATGTCCAGAGATAAACTTACTTGCTTTCATAGAGTCAGTAGCTACCATAAATGCACCTAAAGCTTGTTTACCAAGTACTAATACATCCTTACGTTCTACTGGTTGTGTATAACCAGCATCAGCTAATAATAATGCATGTTTCTTGGCTTCTGCAATTTGACGATCTCTATTTACGACAACAACATCTTTTCCTTGTTGTAATAAACCTAAATCAAAAGCTTCGTATGCAGAAGTAGATACTTTAGCCATACCGATAGTTAAGAAATACTCTTGTAAAACGTTTAATTGAACATCTCCTTTACGGAAAGTATCAGACGCTCTTAATGCCATTTCTTTTGAACCACCACCACCAGGGATAACTCCAACACCAAATTCTACTAATCCCATGTAAGTTTCAGCTGCAGCTACAACTTTATCTGCGTGTAATGATAATTCACATCCTCCACCTAAAGCCATTCCATGAGGTGCAGCTATAACTGGAATGGAAGAATAACGCATACGCATCATTGTGTCTTGGAAGTATTTGATAGCCATATTTAACTCGTCATATTCTTGTTCAACAGCCATCATGAAAATCATACCGATGTTTGCTCCTACAGAGAAGTTTGCACCTTGATTTCCTACTACTAATCCATCAAAATCTTTTTCAGCTAAATCAACTGCTTTGTTTAATCCAGCTAAAACATCTCCACCGATAGTATTCATTTTCGATTGGAACTCACAGTTTAAGATTCCGTCTCCTAAATCTTCAATTACAACTCCTGAGTTTTTGAATACTTCATTAGATTTTCTTATGTTATCTAAGATAATAAATGAATCTTGTCCAGGTTTTTTAACTTGAGCCTTTTCATTTACATCATAATAATAAGTAGCACCGTCTTTAACAGTATAGAAAGCAGTTTCTCCTTTAGCAACCATTTCAGTTACCCAAGCAGCAGGTTCTTTACCTTCAGCTTTCATTAATTCGATACCTTTTTCAACACCTACAGCATCCCAAATTTCGAATGGTCCATTTTCCCATCCAAATCCAGCTTTCATGGCATCATCAATTCTGTATAATTCATCTGAAATTTCAGGAATTCTATTTTGAACATAAGCAAACATTGCTGCAAAGTTCTTACGGTAGAATTCACCCGCTTTATCTTTACCTGCAACTAATACTTTAAATCTATCAATTGGTTTGTCAATCGTTTTCGTTAATTCTAAAGTAGCGAAAGAAGCTCTTTTCTTAGAACGATATTCCATCGTATCTAAATCAAGAGTTAAGATTTCTTTTTTACCCTCTGCATTTACAGATTTTTTATAGAAACCTTGTTTAGTCTTGCTTCCTAACCATTTGTTTTCCATCATCGTATTGATGAAATCTGGTAACTTAAATAAGTCATGAGCTTCATCATTAGGACAGTTTTCATAAATACCATTAGCAACGTGCACTAAAGTGTCTAATCCTACAACATCTACAGTACGGAAAGTAGCTGATTTCGGACGACCAATTACTGGTCCAGTTAATTTATCAACTTCTTCAACAGTTAAACCTAATTCTTTTACTTGGTGGAATAAAGATTGAATTCCGAAGATACCAATACGGTTTCCAATAAATGCTGGAGTATCTTTTGCTAAAACCGAAGTTTTACCTAAGAACTTATCTCCATATTCCATTAAGAAATCAGTAACTTCTTGTTTACAATCTGGTCCTGGAACAACTTCAAATAATTTTAAGTAACGAGGAGGATTGAAGAAGTGAGTAACTGCAAAATGCTTTCTGAAGTCTTCACTGCGACCTTCGTTCATAAATTTAATAGGAATTCCTGAAGTATTAGAAGAAATAATAGTTCCTGGAGTACGATATTTTTCTACCTTTTCAAATACGCTTTGTTTTATATCCAAACGTTCAACAACAACTTCCATTACCCAATCTACATCTTTAATCTTGTGTAAATCGTCATCAATATTACCGGTTGTAATTCTATCTGCGAATTTCTTGTTGTAGATAGGAGATGGTTTAGACTTCAAAGAAGCTGTTAAAGCATCGTTTACTAATCGATTACGAACAGCTTTGTCTTCTAAAGTTAGTCCTTTTGCTTTTTCTTTATCGGTTAATTCTCTTGGAACGATATCCAAAAGTAATACATCAACACCGATATTCGCAAAGTGACAAGCAATACCTGATCCCATAATTCCAGATCCGATGATTGCTACTTTTTTAATTCTTCTTTTGCTCATTACTTGAATAGGTTTGTTTTTATACAGCCTCAGATGACATGTCTCCATAAATCTGTTTGTCAGCTATAAGTTTATTTATGATTTCGGTTACTTTAAAAAATGAATTGATTTCACTTTCTGTAAGGTTTTCACGAATTTTATTATTGAACTGAAATACGTGACCTTTTGAGATTTCTCTTTTTTCCTTACCAAACTCGGTAAGTTTTATAATCACACTTCTTCCATCATCAGGGTTCTTCACTCGAACAATTAAACCTTTATCTTCCATTGATTTTAAAATCCTTGAAAGACTTGTTGGTTCCATTCCCATTAAAGGTCCTAGTGCTGTAGAGGGAGTTCCTTCTTCGAAATCTATATTAAGTAATACAAATGCCATTGCCATTGTACTATCATGCTTTGAGGCTTGCTCATTATACATTTTAGCCACGGCTTGCCATGTTGCTCTTAATTGATGATCTATTGTTTTACTTTTATCCATATTTAACGATTCCAAATATACAGAAATTTATTATGCGCGCATAATAAATTCAAAAAAATTATGCACGCATAATAAATAATAACAAATAATTAATCTGAAAACTGAGATTATGAGATTATAACTACAATAATTTTAGGGGATTAGTAATTTTTTTAGAAAATTGTAAAATTGGGTAGGAATTAATTTTGCATGCTTTAACTAAAAAGTTGTAACATCTTTGATTTGATTTATACTAATCTTAGGAAAGTATGTATGTTTGTACTGGTACAACTACTAAAATAATAATCAACTTAAGCCTATGAATAACTTATTAGAAATTAATAATGTGGTAAAACGTTATGGAGACTACACCGCATTAAACGATGTTTCTATGCATATTCCAAAAGGAAGTGTCTTTGGACTTTTAGGTCCGAATGGAGCAGGGAAGACTTCATTAATTAGAATTATAAATCAAATAACAATGCCCGATAGTGGGGAGGTTATTTTAGATGGGGAAAAATTGGCACCTAAACATATCGCTCATATCGGGTATTTACCAGAGGAAAGAGGATTGTATAAATCAATGAAAGTTGGAGAGCAAGCTTTGTATTTAGCTCAGTTAAAAGGAATGAGTAAGTCAGAAGCTAAAAAGAAACTGAAGTATTGGTTTGAAAAATTTGATATAGGAGCTTGGTGGAATAAAAAAATAGAAGAACTTTCAAAAGGGATGGCGCAAAAAGTTCAGTTTGTTGTTACTGTTCTTCATTCACCAAAACTTTTAATTTTTGATGAACCATTTTCTGGATTTGATCCAATTAACGCACAATTAATTGCAAAAGAAATTTTACAATTAAGAGATGAAGGTTCTACTATTATTTTTTCAACTCATAGAATGGAAAGTGTTGAAGAAATGTGTGACCATATAGCTTTAATTAATAAGTCTAATAAAATATTAGATGGTAAGTTAGAAGATATTAAAAGGCAATATAGAACCAATATTTTTGAGGTTGGTTTAAAAACAGAAGCACCTGAATCAGTTCAAAAAGAGCTAAAAGAAAATTTTAAAGTTAGCATGGCAGATTTTAAATCGCTTAACGAAGGATTAAAATTGAAGGTCAAATTAATCAATGGTAAAACTTCCAATGATCTTTTATCGTATTTAACGAATAAAGGAGAAGTAAATCATTTTGTGGAATTAGTGCCAAGTGCAAACGATATTTTTATTCAGGCTGTAAATAAAAACCTATAATCTTATGGACAAGTTAAAGTTAATTATTCAACGTGAGTTTCTTGCTAAAATAAAAAATAGATCATTTATAATAATGACATTCTTAAGTCCATTACTAATGGTAGGTATGGGAGCTTTGGTTTATTTTTTAATGAAGAAAAATGAAGAAAAAGTTAAAAAAATTGTTTTCGTCGATGATTCAGGGATATTTTCTAAAGAAACATTTAAAGACTCCAATACGGTAGTATATGAAGATTACACAAAGTTAGGAGCAGAGGAAACAAAGAAGAAAGTAGAAGAAGGAAATTATTATGGTGCTTTAATAATTCCTAAAAAAGATAGTTTAGAAATTTTAGCTAATTCTATCGAATTTTATTCGAAAGATTCTCCAGGTTTATCCTTAATGGCAGAAATAGAAGGGAAAATTGAAACAAGATTAAAAAACCTGAAACTAACCCAATTTGGTATCGACTTGGCAAAAATCAAGGCTTCTAAAATATCTTCAGATATTAAAATGTTTAATTTTTCGGGAGAGGAGTCTTCGAAAGCAAAAAATGTTGCGAGTATTATCGCAGGTGGAGCTGCTGGATATTTATTATTCATGTTTGTACTAATCTATGGAACTTCGGTAATGAGAAGTGTTATTGAAGAAAAAACAAGTAGAATTATTGAAGTAATTATTTCTTCAGTGAAACCCTTCCAATTAATGTTGGGTAAAATAATAGGAAATGCTTCAGCAGGTTTAGTTCAGTTTTTCGTGTGGGGAATCATAATTTTTATATTGAGTATGATTTTACCTTTAGTGTTTGGAATTGATATGACTGAAATGCAGTCAGCAAGTGTTTCTCCTGATCAAGTAGAAGCTATGAAACAAGCAGCAGGCGGAGGAAAAATCGAAAAATTATTTCTAGAAGTTTTAACATTACCGTTATTGAAAATGTTTGTGCTATTTATTTTATATTTCTTCGGAGGTTATATGTTATATAGCTCATTATTCGCAGCTATTGGAGCTGCTGTAGATAATGAAACAGATACACAGCAATTTATGACTCCAATTATGTTGCCATTAATTTTAGGTGTATACGTCGGATTCTTTACTGTAATTAACGATCCACATGGTCCAATTTCTGTGATATTCTCTTACATTCCATTTACTTCACCAATTGTTATGTTAATGCGTGTTCCGTTCGGAGTTGCTTGGTGGGAGATAGCACTGTCTCTTTTAATTTTAATAG contains:
- a CDS encoding acyl-CoA dehydrogenase family protein; the protein is MAETLNKEIIRGGQFLVKETQCEDIFTPEDFTEEQTMMRDAVMEFNEREIIPHKTRFESKDYALTEETMRKAGELGFLGVAVPEAYGGLGMGFVSTMLTCDYISSGTGSFSTAFGAHTGIGTMPITLYGTEEQKQKYVPALAMGERFGAYCLTEPGAGSDANSGKTTAELTEDGKHYKINGQKMWISNAGFAEIFIVFARIEDDKNITGFILEYDKDNPNGVTLGEEEHKLGIRASSTRQVFFNDTLIPVENMLSERGGGFKIAMNALNVGRIKLAAACLDSQRRVITDAVKYANERKQFKTPISEFGAIKMKLAEMAASAYAGESASYRAAKDIEDRIAIRESEGNSHQEAELKGVEEFAIECSILKVAVSEDIQNCADEGIQIFGGMGFSEETPMEAAWRDARIARIYEGTNEINRMLSVGMLVKKAMKGHVDLLGPATAVGNELIGIPSFDAPDFSELFSEEKDIIARLKKVFLMVAGSAVQKFGPALEEHQQLLTAASNILIEIYMAESTILRTEKNVIRFGEAAQKEQIAMAKLYLYNAVEIINQSGREGIISFAEGDEQRMMLMGLKRFTKYTNYPNVVELRNTIAEKLKAENKYCF
- a CDS encoding acetyl-CoA C-acyltransferase; the protein is MKTAYIVKGYRTAVGKSKRGGFRFKRADELAAETIQYMMGKLPEFDVKRIDDVIVGNAMPEGSQGLNMARIISLIGLDSVDVPGVTVNRFCSSGLETIGMAVAKIQSGMAECIIAGGAESMTSVPMTGFKPELNYNIVNAGHEDYYWGMGNTAEAVAQEYNISRADQDEFALNSHLKALKAQSEDRFQDQIVPIEVEETYVDAKGKKATRKFTVTKDEGPRKGSTIEGLQRLRPVFAANGSVTAGNSSQTSDGAAFVMVMSENMVKELNLEPIARMVSYAAAGVPPRIMGIGPVAAIPKALKQAGLQQNDIDLIELNEAFASQSLAVIRELGLNPDIINVNGGAIALGHPLGCTGAKLSVQLFDEMRKREMKNKYGMVTMCVGTGQGAAGIFEFLN
- a CDS encoding 3-hydroxyacyl-CoA dehydrogenase/enoyl-CoA hydratase family protein, yielding MSKRRIKKVAIIGSGIMGSGIACHFANIGVDVLLLDIVPRELTDKEKAKGLTLEDKAVRNRLVNDALTASLKSKPSPIYNKKFADRITTGNIDDDLHKIKDVDWVMEVVVERLDIKQSVFEKVEKYRTPGTIISSNTSGIPIKFMNEGRSEDFRKHFAVTHFFNPPRYLKLFEVVPGPDCKQEVTDFLMEYGDKFLGKTSVLAKDTPAFIGNRIGIFGIQSLFHQVKELGLTVEEVDKLTGPVIGRPKSATFRTVDVVGLDTLVHVANGIYENCPNDEAHDLFKLPDFINTMMENKWLGSKTKQGFYKKSVNAEGKKEILTLDLDTMEYRSKKRASFATLELTKTIDKPIDRFKVLVAGKDKAGEFYRKNFAAMFAYVQNRIPEISDELYRIDDAMKAGFGWENGPFEIWDAVGVEKGIELMKAEGKEPAAWVTEMVAKGETAFYTVKDGATYYYDVNEKAQVKKPGQDSFIILDNIRKSNEVFKNSGVVIEDLGDGILNCEFQSKMNTIGGDVLAGLNKAVDLAEKDFDGLVVGNQGANFSVGANIGMIFMMAVEQEYDELNMAIKYFQDTMMRMRYSSIPVIAAPHGMALGGGCELSLHADKVVAAAETYMGLVEFGVGVIPGGGGSKEMALRASDTFRKGDVQLNVLQEYFLTIGMAKVSTSAYEAFDLGLLQQGKDVVVVNRDRQIAEAKKHALLLADAGYTQPVERKDVLVLGKQALGAFMVATDSMKASKFISGHDQKIANKLAYVMAGGDLSEPTKVSEQYLLDIEREAFLSLTTERKTLERIQHMLKTGKPLRN
- a CDS encoding MarR family winged helix-turn-helix transcriptional regulator, which gives rise to MDKSKTIDHQLRATWQAVAKMYNEQASKHDSTMAMAFVLLNIDFEEGTPSTALGPLMGMEPTSLSRILKSMEDKGLIVRVKNPDDGRSVIIKLTEFGKEKREISKGHVFQFNNKIRENLTESEINSFFKVTEIINKLIADKQIYGDMSSEAV
- a CDS encoding ABC transporter ATP-binding protein — translated: MNNLLEINNVVKRYGDYTALNDVSMHIPKGSVFGLLGPNGAGKTSLIRIINQITMPDSGEVILDGEKLAPKHIAHIGYLPEERGLYKSMKVGEQALYLAQLKGMSKSEAKKKLKYWFEKFDIGAWWNKKIEELSKGMAQKVQFVVTVLHSPKLLIFDEPFSGFDPINAQLIAKEILQLRDEGSTIIFSTHRMESVEEMCDHIALINKSNKILDGKLEDIKRQYRTNIFEVGLKTEAPESVQKELKENFKVSMADFKSLNEGLKLKVKLINGKTSNDLLSYLTNKGEVNHFVELVPSANDIFIQAVNKNL
- a CDS encoding ABC transporter permease; this translates as MDKLKLIIQREFLAKIKNRSFIIMTFLSPLLMVGMGALVYFLMKKNEEKVKKIVFVDDSGIFSKETFKDSNTVVYEDYTKLGAEETKKKVEEGNYYGALIIPKKDSLEILANSIEFYSKDSPGLSLMAEIEGKIETRLKNLKLTQFGIDLAKIKASKISSDIKMFNFSGEESSKAKNVASIIAGGAAGYLLFMFVLIYGTSVMRSVIEEKTSRIIEVIISSVKPFQLMLGKIIGNASAGLVQFFVWGIIIFILSMILPLVFGIDMTEMQSASVSPDQVEAMKQAAGGGKIEKLFLEVLTLPLLKMFVLFILYFFGGYMLYSSLFAAIGAAVDNETDTQQFMTPIMLPLILGVYVGFFTVINDPHGPISVIFSYIPFTSPIVMLMRVPFGVAWWEIALSLLILIVTFISAVWIAAKIYRVGILMYGKKANYKDLWKWIRYSS